One genomic region from Candidatus Nomurabacteria bacterium encodes:
- a CDS encoding UDP-N-acetylglucosamine 1-carboxyvinyltransferase produces the protein MQSNNEKIGKLIYQIRQERGLTQAEFAKQLKTSQSAVNRIEHGGQNLSLDYLARISDVLNKPLINISSGAINLRVEGGHELHGEISVKSSKNATVALLCASLLNKGTTRIKSAPHIEEVNRIIEVLRSIGVAVRWIGNDIEIKPPEKLNIDNIDKSAARRTRSVIMLMGPLMHLMTRFDIPYAGGCELGKRTVLPHLYALEEFGVSVDTKTGVYKVTVQKKQPTEPIVLYESGDTTTENILMAASRFDGETIIKMASANYMVQDICFFLRRLGVKIDGIGTSTLRIRGIKNIKKNVTYYPSEDPVEAMTFITASIVTNSSITIKRVPIDFLELELLKLEKMGLKFDKSKIYKANNNQTDLIDITIHKHNGKLIAPAEKIYGRPFPGLNIDHLPYFVPIVAVAHGRTLIHDWVYEDRALMFTEMKKIGVKLELADPHRLYVDGPTRFKPADMVAPSGIRPAVIILIGMLAGSGVSMLRNVYTINRGYEDLADRFNSLGAKISVMHEF, from the coding sequence ATGCAATCGAATAACGAAAAAATCGGCAAGCTTATTTATCAAATAAGGCAAGAACGAGGCTTAACCCAAGCGGAGTTTGCTAAACAGCTAAAAACTAGCCAATCTGCCGTTAATCGCATTGAGCATGGTGGCCAAAACTTAAGCCTAGATTATTTGGCACGTATTAGTGATGTACTTAACAAGCCTTTGATAAACATTTCAAGTGGTGCAATCAATTTAAGAGTTGAGGGTGGTCATGAGCTACATGGAGAAATTTCAGTCAAAAGCTCTAAGAATGCTACAGTAGCCCTACTTTGTGCAAGCTTATTAAACAAAGGTACGACTCGCATTAAAAGTGCGCCACACATTGAAGAAGTTAACAGAATTATAGAGGTTTTACGAAGTATTGGTGTAGCTGTGCGCTGGATTGGCAATGATATCGAGATCAAACCTCCAGAAAAACTTAACATAGACAATATTGATAAATCTGCGGCCCGACGCACCAGAAGCGTAATTATGTTAATGGGGCCATTAATGCATTTAATGACGAGGTTTGATATTCCTTACGCAGGGGGTTGTGAGCTAGGCAAACGTACTGTTCTACCCCACTTATACGCTCTTGAAGAGTTTGGGGTATCTGTTGACACAAAGACAGGTGTATATAAAGTGACTGTGCAGAAAAAACAACCCACAGAGCCAATAGTATTGTATGAATCTGGCGATACCACAACAGAAAACATCCTCATGGCAGCCTCTCGTTTTGATGGTGAAACTATCATAAAAATGGCCAGCGCCAATTATATGGTTCAAGATATCTGCTTTTTCTTGAGACGTTTGGGCGTAAAAATAGACGGCATAGGAACAAGCACTCTAAGAATTCGTGGCATCAAAAATATCAAGAAAAACGTCACCTATTATCCAAGTGAAGACCCTGTTGAGGCAATGACGTTTATTACGGCTTCAATTGTTACAAATTCGTCAATCACCATAAAACGAGTACCGATTGATTTTCTCGAACTAGAGCTTCTTAAGCTAGAAAAAATGGGTCTCAAGTTTGATAAATCTAAGATATATAAGGCAAACAACAACCAGACTGATTTAATCGATATTACAATTCATAAACATAATGGCAAATTGATTGCTCCAGCTGAAAAAATTTATGGCAGACCGTTCCCCGGCCTCAACATCGACCATCTACCCTACTTTGTACCAATAGTTGCTGTTGCGCATGGCAGAACATTGATTCATGATTGGGTGTATGAAGATAGGGCATTAATGTTCACGGAAATGAAAAAAATTGGAGTAAAATTGGAGCTTGCCGATCCACATCGCCTGTACGTAGATGGCCCAACACGATTCAAGCCAGCAGACATGGTAGCACCTAGCGGTATCCGACCAGCAGTCATTATTCTGATTGGAATGCTCGCTGGCAGTGGAGTAAGTATGTTGCGTAATGTCTATACGATTAATCGCGGGTATGAAGATCTAGCTGATCGATTTAATTCATTAGGCGCTAAGATATCTGTCATGCATGAATTTTAA